The DNA segment GGCCCATCACCGCGCCCGTCGCCCGGACCATTGGGGGCTGGTGGAAGAACCGCTGGAACTGGCCCGCGTGCTGCGCGAGAACGCCGCCGCCGATACCTGCCTGCTGGTGGATTGCCTGACGCTCTGGCTGACCAACCTGTTGGTGCTGGACGACCCGGCGCGGCTCGACGACGAGCGCGAAGCGCTGCTCGGCTGCATGGCCGCACTGCCGGGCCGCGTGCTGCTGGTGAGCAATGAAACCGGCCTGGGCGTCGTGCCCTTGGGCGAGCTGACCCGCCGCTATGTCGACGAAGCCGGCTGGCTGCACCAGGCCCTGGCGGAACGCTGCGAACGGGTGATATTCACCGTCGCCGGCCTGCCCACGATTCTCAAGGGAGACGCCCTATGACCCCGCTGCAATGGTGGCAGGCCCCCTGCCAGCCCCTCGACCCCATCGCCCGCGCCAAGGCACAGGCCCGGCAGGACCAGCTCACCAAGCCCCGCGGCGCCCTTGGCCAACTGGAAGCGCTGGCTATCACC comes from the Pseudomonas sp. TCU-HL1 genome and includes:
- the cobU gene encoding bifunctional adenosylcobinamide kinase/adenosylcobinamide-phosphate guanylyltransferase, which codes for MRELILGGARSGKSRLAEKLAAESGLKVVYIATSQPLDGEMNARVAHHRARRPDHWGLVEEPLELARVLRENAAADTCLLVDCLTLWLTNLLVLDDPARLDDEREALLGCMAALPGRVLLVSNETGLGVVPLGELTRRYVDEAGWLHQALAERCERVIFTVAGLPTILKGDAL